From a region of the Panicum virgatum strain AP13 chromosome 2K, P.virgatum_v5, whole genome shotgun sequence genome:
- the LOC120687562 gene encoding protein argonaute 18-like: MASQHRGGGRPGGGGRGQANPSVAQGARGYGGGGGGRGGQYYYGDDSGGRGGGRGGGRGFDGRGGGYQQGGRDGGGGRGVGGYQGGGRDGGGFRGAGGYQGRRDGGGGGYQEGRGGGRGGGGYQEGRGGGRGGGGYQEGRGGGRGGGGYQEGRGGGRGGGGGYHGHGGRGGGGDYGRERGHGGQPGQPDLRQAGPPLAERYAAEAAALREKFKTMDIHRDMPMSPVRPGFGAAGTPCVVKANHFFVGLIDKDLHHYDVTISPETTLKGVYREVMSKLVSEKRQTELGGRLPAYDGKKSLFTAGELPFKTKEFEVTLPGRTEKRYKVLIKHATAVSLDQLMMLMAGYHTDIPAHALQVLDIVLRDIVLNERNMDYTAVGRSFFSRVIGTVSLGQGVEGWKGFYQSIRPTQMGLSVIVDISSTAFIQPMSLIQFVMEILNKDNPRTFGNITNMDYAKLKKALKGVRVEVTHRGDARRKYRIGTLTQSRPSVMDFESSPGVRKTVTDYFREAYQMELQYGFLPCLQVGSDERPIYLPMEVCKIVPGQQYRKKLESQQVSKLMDSTCQHPSDREANICQVVKSNDYNSTERSNEFGMEVDYRPTSVPARVLPAPTLKYYGTGSESLCYPKDGQWNMMKKRVVDGARVCNWACINFCHDLQMNNVKKFCSDLATWSRTTGVVMDELKLPIFTARPGQVEADLSKCCQDARNMLRGQKIGLLLAILPDKNGSLYGNFKRICETEIGIMSQCCLAKHVIRASPSYFANVAIKINAKVGGRNTEFANPQESLPIVSSEPTIIFGADVTHPAALDDSTPSIASVVASQDWPKVAKYNGVVRAQGHRQELINGLEDIVKELLLAFEQGSKQRPKKLIFYRDGVSEGQFKQVLEQEIPEIEKAWKSLYNEKPHITFIVVQKRHHTRLFPDNHNDRRWTDKSGNILPGTVIDKNICHPTEFDFFLCSHAGIKGTSRPTHYHVLRDDNKFTADGLQSLTYNLCYLYSSCTRSVSIAPPAYYAHKLAFRARFYINQGSDVAISGSESNSSAPAAGPFPLPAIKDELKRSMFYC; encoded by the exons ATGGCGAGCCAGCaccgcggaggaggccggcccggcggtggcggccggggccAGGCGAACCCGAGCGTCGCCCAGGGGGCCCGGGGctacggcggcggaggcggcggccgaggtGGGCAGTACTACTACGGCGATGACAGCGGCGGACGCGGTGGTGGCCGAGGCGGTGGTCGGGGCTttgacggccgcggcggcggttaCCAGCAGGGAGGCCGTGACGGGGGCGGCGGTAGAGGCGTTGGCGGCTACCAGGGAGGAGGTCGTGATGGAGGTGGGTTCCGAGGTGCTGGCGGTTACCAGGGACGCCGTGATGGGGGCGGTGGCGGCTACCAGgaaggccgcggcgggggccgaggcggtggcggtTACCAGGAAGGCCGTGGCGGGggccgaggtggcggcggtTACCAGGAAGGCCGTGGCGGGggccgaggtggcggcggtTACCAGGAAGGCCGTGGCGGGggccgaggtggaggcggcggctaccATGGACACGGTGGtcgtggaggtggcggcgacTACGGACGCGAGCGCGGTCACGGCGGGCAGCCGGGCCAACCCGATCTGCGCCAAGCCGGGCCACCCCTCGCGGAGCGCTACgcggccgaggccgccgccctgCGGGAGAAGTTCAAGACGATGGACATCCACCGCGACATGCCCATGTCGCCGGTGCGCCCCGGGTTCGGCGCCGCCGGGACGCCCTGCGTTGTCAAAGCTAACCACTTCTTCGTCGGCCTCATCGACAAGGACCTCCACCACTACGAC GTGACGATCTCACCGGAGACGACGCTCAAGGGCGTGTACAGGGAGGTCATGTCGAAGCTGGTGTCCGAGAAGCGGCAGACCGAGCTCGGCGGCCGCCTCCCAGCTTACGACGGCAAGAAGTCGCTGTTCACTGCCGGCGAGCTGCCGTTCAAAACCAAGGAGTTCGAAGTCACCTTGCCTGGAAGGACGGAGAAGAGGTACAAGGTGCTGATCAAGCACGCCACGGCGGTCAGCCTGGACCAGCTGATGATGCTCATGGCAGGCTACCACACGGACATCCCGGCGCACGCGCTGCAGGTCCTTGACATCGTGCTGCGTGACATCGTGCTCAACGAACGCAACATGGA TTACACTGCTGTTGGCCGGTCCTTCTTCTCTCGGGTCATAGGCACGGTGAGTCTTGGCCAGGGTGTCGAGGGATGGAAAGGTTTCTATCAGAGCATCAGGCCAACACAGATGGGATTGTCAGTGATCGTAG ACATATCGTCAACAGCGTTCATTCAACCCATGTCACTGATTCAATTTGTGATGGAGATTCTGAATAAAGATAACCCGAGGACATTTGGAAATATTACTAACATGGATTATGCCAAG CTCAAAAAGGCGCTCAAGGGTGTTAGGGTTGAAGTCACACACCGAGGAGATGCACGCCGGAAGTACCGGATTGGCACCTTGACACAAAGTCGCCCTTCTGTAATGGA CTTTGAATCCTCACCTGGAGTCCGGAAGACTGTCACGGATTACTTCAGAGAGGCATACCAGATGGAATTACAGTATGGTTTTCTCCCATGTCTCCAAGTTGGCAGTGATGAGAGGCCGATCTATCTCCCTATGGAG GTTTGCAAGATCGTTCCTGGACAGCAGTACAGGAAGAAGCTGGAAAGCCAACAGGTGTCTAAGCTAATGGACTCAACATGCCAACATCCATCTGACCGTGAGGCAAACATTTGTCAG GTTGTTAAAAGCAATGACTACAATAGTACTGAGCGTTCAAATGAATTTGGCATGGAGGTTGACTATCGTCCTACTTCAGTCCCGGCTAGAGTTCTGCCAGCTCCCACT CTGAAGTACTATGGTACTGGATCTGAAAGTTTGTGCTACCCAAAGGATGGGCAGTGgaacatgatgaaaaag CGAGTAGTAGATGGCGCAAGGGTTTGCAACTGGGCCTGCATTAACTTTTGTCATGATTTGCAAATGAATAATGTTAAAAAATTCTGCTCTGATCTGGCTACATGGTCTCGAACCACTGGAGTG GTCATGGATGAGTTGAAGCTTCCTATATTCACTGCTCGTCCAGGTCAAGTTGAAGCTGATCTTAGTAAGTGCTGTCAGGATGCACGGAACATGCTGAGAGGGCAAAAGATTGGCCTTCTGCTTGCTATATTGCCAGATAAAAATGGTAGCTTATATG GAAATTTCAAAAGGATCTGTGAGACAGAGATTGGGATCATGTCACAATGTTGTTTGGCGAAACATGTTATTCGTGCAAGTCCTTCGTACTTCGCGAATGTTGCTATTAAGATCAATGCCAAG GTTGGAGGGAGGAACACAGAATTTGCTAACCCCCAAGAAAGTTTACCGATTGTTTCGAGCGAACCAACAATTATATTTGGCGCTGATGTTACTCACCCTGCTGCTCTAGATGATAGCACTCCTTCCATTGCTTCT GTTGTTGCCTCCCAAGACTGGCCCAAGGTGGCTAAGTATAATGGCGTTGTCCGTGCACAAGGTCACCGTCAAGAGCTCATCAATGGCCTGGAAGACATTGTCAA GGAACTCCTACTTGCATTCGAACAAGGGTCTAAGCAGAGACCAAAGAAGCTTATCTTCTACAG GGATGGAGTAAGCGAGGGCCAATTCAAACAAGTGTTGGAACAAGAAATCCCGGAGATAGAGAAG GCATGGAAATCTTTGTACAATGAGAAGCCACACATCACCTTCATAGTTGTGCAGAAGAGGCACCACACAAGGCTCTTCCCTGACAACCACAATGATCGCCGCTGGACGGACAAGAGTGGAAATATTCTACCTG GCACTGTAATTGATAAGAATATATGCCACCCAACagaatttgatttcttcctgTGCAGCCATGCTGGTATCAAG GGAACAAGTCGCCCTACGCATTACCATGTGCTGCGAGATGACAACAAGTTCACTGCAGATGGTCTGCAGTCCCTCACATATAACTTGTGCTACTT GTATTCAAGCTGCACTCGCTCGGTATCAATCG CTCCACCCGCATACTACGCCCACAAGCTCGCGTTCCGTGCCCGCTTCTACATCAACCAAGGCTCCGACGTGGCGATTAGCGGCAGCGAGAGCAATTcatctgctcctgctgctggccCGTTCCCACTTCCAGCGATCAAGGATGAGCTGAAGAGGTCCATGTTCTACTGCTAG
- the LOC120687570 gene encoding protein argonaute 18-like codes for MPPGNHHGHGGGRRGAQRRVKANPNGTEEGNRDGHHDDDRGRADLRQTRPSLVAADADKAAAPLLEEFAALGIQARRAEPVFPPRPGYGAAGTPCVVRANRFLARFVDEGLHHYDVTISPDPTPKGEFREVMSKLVSEYQHTELGGRFPAFDGRDSLFTAGALPFDIMKFKVTLSACVDKGRMRARKYKVVIKHAAAISLLQLRMLLAGYPTDIPAQALQVLDNVLRDVVFNKRDDMEYIAVGRSFFSQKLGCAKDGTLGVEAWKGLYESIRPMQNGLSVLVDVSSSVFIEPLLLIDFVQKTLKIGVLNRKLTKPEHAKLLKAVRGVRIEVTHRGSERRKYRITGLSVNPTKLLSFKTPSGATKTVIDYFREKYNLTLKYNFLPCLNVGSEQKPVYLPIEVCKIVPRQHYQKKLDGSQVSTLMKSTCQFQPKQQSICQVVESKQYDTTKHANEFGIDVDDNLATVNARVLPPPNLKYHDSGSEKTWSPMNGYWNMKDKKVVNGANIRNWACINFCEDLSKNVAEQFCFKLAEISRITGVELADLKLPIFTARPDQVEDDIHTCYQEAQKELMDQKIDLLLAILPDNNGSLYGNVKKICETDIGVMSQCCRKSIVFTKYSKILANIAIKINAKAGGRNSVFEDAQKSLPVVSNKPTIIFGAHVTHPSAVDHSAPSISSVVASQDWHEVDKYNGVVRAQGQREEMISGLEDMVKELLHAFEKESNRKPQQLIFYRDGVSWSQLKQVFEKEIPEIEKAWKAMYNNEKPQITFIAVQKRHSLMLFPNNNNKRHNANRKNVEPGTVVDSEICHPAEFDFFLCSYAEIKGPSHPVHYIVLRDDNNFRADELQALTNNLCYTHASSTKAMTIAPPAYYARKLAQRAHLYLAQDPDAAKAASSRGATAPAGGLKQLPEIKDELKRSMFYC; via the exons ATGCCGCCGGGCAATCACCACGGCCACGGCGGAGGGCGCCGCGGCGCCCAGCGGCGGGTCAAGGCGAACCCGAACGGCACTGAGGAGGGGAACCGCGACggccaccacgacgacgaccgCGGGCGCGCCGATCTGCGCCAAACCAGGCCCTCCCTCGTGGCGGCCGACGCGGAcaaggccgccgcgccgctgctggaggagtTCGCTGCGCTCGGCATCCAggcccgccgcgccgagcccgtGTTCCCGCCGCGGCCCGGGTACGGCGCCGCGGGGACGCCATGCGTCGTCAGGGCCAACCGCTTCCTCGCCCGCTTCGTCGACGAGGGCCTGCACCACTACGAC GTGACCATCTCGCCGGATCCGACGCCCAAGGGCGAGTTCAGGGAGGTCATGTCGAAGCTGGTGTCCGAGTACCAGCACACCGAGCTCGGGGGCCGCTTCCCCGCGTTTGACGGCCGCGACTCGCTCTTCACCGCGGGCGCGCTGCCGTTCGACATCATGAAGTTCAAGGTCACCCTCTCTGCTTGCGTCGACAAAGG GAGGATGAGGGCCAGGAAGTACAAGGTGGTGATCAAACATGCTGCGGCGATCAGCCTGCTGCAGCTGAGGATGCTCTTGGCGGGCTACCCCACGGACATCCCCGCGCAGGCACTGCAGGTCCTCGACAACGTGCTGCGCGATGTCGTCTTCAACAAACGCGATGACATGGA ATACATTGCGGTTGGTCGATCGTTCTTCTCGCAGAAACTAGGATGTGCCAAGGATGGTACCCTGGGTGTTGAGGCATGGAAGGGGCTCTATGAGAGCATCAGGCCGATGCAGAACGGTTTGTCTGTGCTTGTAG ACGTGTCTTCATCAGTATTCATTGAACCCCTGCTACTAATTGACTTCGTTCAGAAGACTTTGAAGATAGGTGTCCTGAATAGGAAATTGACCAAACCAGAGCACGCCAAG CTCTTGAAGGCTGTCAGGGGTGTGAGGATTGAAGTCACACACAGAGGAAGTGAACGCCGTAAGTACAGAATTACTGGCTTGTCAGTGAACCCTACTAAACTTTTGAG TTTTAAAACACCGAGTGGAGCTACAAAGACTGTCATTGACTACTTCAGAGAAAAATACAATCTGACACTGAAGTACAATTTTCTCCCATGCCTCAATGTTGGCAGTGAGCAGAAGCCAGTCTATCTTCCTATAGAG GTTTGCAAGATAGTTCCCAGACAGCATTACCAGAAGAAGCTGGATGGCAGTCAGGTTTCTACTCTAATGAAGTCAACCTGTCAGTTCCAGCCTAAACAACAATCCATTTGTCAG GTTGTTGAGAGCAAGCAGTACGACACCACCAAACATGCAAATGAATTTGGCATAGATGTTGATGACAATCTTGCTACAGTTAATGCTAGAGTTCTGCCGCCTCCAAAT CTTAAGTACCACGATTCTGGATCTGAGAAAACATGGTCTCCAATGAATGGATACTGGAACATGAAAGACAAG AAAGTAGTAAATGGTGCCAACATCAGAAACTGGGCATGCATTAATTTTTGTGAAGATTTATCCAAGAATGTTGCTGAGCAGTTCTGCTTTAAGCTAGCTGAAATATCTCGTATTACTGGAGTG GAGTTAGCCGATTTGAAGCTCCCAATATTCACTGCACGTCCAGATCAagttgaagatgatattcatacatgCTATCAGGAAGCGCAGAAAGAGCTGATGGATCAGAAGATTGACTTACTGCTTGCTATACTGCCAGATAACAATGGCAGCTTATATG GAAATGTCAAAAAGATCTGTGAGACAGATATTGGTGTCATGTCACAGTGTTGCCGAAAGTCAATTGTCTTCACGAAATATAGCAAGATATTGGCAAATATTGCCATTAAGATCAATGCCAAG GCTGGAGGAAGGAACTCAGTATTCGAAGATGCACAAAAGAGTTTGCCGGTTGTTTCAAACAAGCCGACGATTATATTCGGTGCTCATGTTACTCATCCTTCTGCTGTTGATCATTCTGCTCCTTCCATTTCTTCT GTCGTTGCATCCCAAGACTGGCATGAGGTGGACAAGTATAATGGTGTTGTTCGTGCACAAGGTCAACGTGAAGAGATGATCAGTGGCCTTGAAGACATGGTCAA GGAGCTCCTGCATGCATTTGAAAAGGAGTCCAACAGGAAGCCCCAGCAGCTGATATTCTACAG GGATGGCGTAAGCTGGAGCCAGTTGAAGCAGGTTTTTGAAAAAGAAATCCCAGAGATTGAAAAG GCTTGGAAAGCGATGTACAATAATGAGAAGCCACAAATCACCTTCATCGCAGTGCAGAAGAGGCATAGCCTAATGCTGTTtcccaacaacaacaataagcGTCATAATGCTAATAGGAAAAATGTTGAGCCTG gcaCAGTGGTTGATAGTGAGATCTGCCACCCAGCagaatttgatttcttccttTGCAGCTATGCTGAGATCAAA GGGCCAAGCCATCCTGTGCATTACATTGTGCTGCGAGATGACAACAACTTCAGAGCAGATGAACTGCAGGCTCTCACGAATAACCTGTGCTACAC TCATGCAAGCTCCACTAAGGCAATGACGATCG CTCCTCCTGCTTACTACGCTCGCAAGCTCGCACAACGTGCCCACTTGTACCTTGCTCAAGATCCCGACGCGGCGAAGGCGGCGAGCTCCCGCGGTGCAACTGCTCCTGCTGGTGGTCTAAAGCAACTTCCAGAGATAAAGGATGAGCTGAAGAGGTCCATGTTCTACTGCTAG
- the LOC120687580 gene encoding uncharacterized protein LOC120687580 yields the protein MARANRNQRSCARCHRDLPGCSCGGGGRGHARRSARLGRGRDPGGADRISALPDDLLIQILNRLGCAAAAARTGLLSRRWRGLWTRLPDLVLREVAPGSLHAALARLAAAFELEPRARPRLLDVGASCYRIFSPAQIAALLNAAATLQPENLAVTFTVQVFGLVPGGVVMLPRLDGTRSITLDVQGVNLITPELGDMPDLESLSLRCYDVVLARLLDRCSALRSLSISISHLDRGSITVNLPLLEELVLSATAPLRRVVIVAPRLKKLTFEARAGVLYYMAPDVEDLSWQCSNRASRVRFGDIWCLRNVTIKTSERQEPLQHSPPSHTLSLGIWESQVFVQEAAAPSFEHYVSSLFPVANISALELCINSCGHVYGAMVLHLLEVYASIKRLKLDIPKFHGRILCTASCPCIQLNNWTSQTVSLTHLNEMEIKGVRGEDHEIDMLKVILRSAARLERVTITFKTKSKQHIRRFSSKVQSILKSHPSVNCKFYHWSGEPVLSA from the exons ATGGCTCGGGCGAATCGGAACCAGAGATCCTGCGCGCGTTGCCACCGGGACCTCCCGggctgctcctgcggcggcggcgggcgcgggcacgcCCGTCGATCCGCCCggctcggccgcggccgcgacccCGGCGGCGCCGACCGCATCAGCGCCCTGCCCGACGACCTGCTGATACAGATCCTCAACCGTctcggctgcgccgccgccgccgcccggacggGCCTGCtgtcgcggcggtggcgcggcctcTGGACCCGCCTCCCCGACCTCGTCCTCCGCGAGGTGGCCCCCGGGTCGCTCCACGCCGCGCTCGcgcggctcgccgccgcgtTCGAGCTCGAGCCCCGCGCCCGGCCGCGGCTCCTCGACGTCGGCGCCTCCTGCTACCGCATTTTCTCGCCCGCCCAGATCGCCGCGCTCCTGAACGCCGCCGCGACGCTGCAGCCGGAGAACCTCGCCGTCACCTTCACCGTCCAAGTTTTTGGGCTCGTCCCCGGCGGCGTGGTGATGCTGCCCCGCCTCGACGGCACCAGGTCGATCACGCTGGATGTGCAGGGCGTCAATCTGATCACGCCCGAGTTAGGGGACATGCCCGACCTCGAGAGCCTGTCGCTTCGTTGCTACGACGTCGTCCTAGCTAGACTGCTCGACCGCTGTTCCGCCCTGCGTAGCCTTTCCATTTCCATCTCCCATCTGGACCGTGGCTCCATCACGGTCAACCTGCCCTTGCTCGAGGAGCTTGTTCTGTCAGCCACGGCGCCGCTCCGGCGAGTCGTCATCGTAGCCCCTAGGCTTAAGAAGCTGACATTTGAGGCCAGGGCGGGTGTCCTGTACTACATGGCACCAGATGTGGAGGATCTCTCATGGCAATGCAGTAACCGCGCGTCACGTGTTCGCTTTGGTGACATTTGGTGCCTGAGGAACGTGACCATAAAGACATCGGAGCGCCAAGAGCCGCTGCAGCACAGCCCTCCCTCGCATACCCTGTCGCTCGGCATATGGGAATCGCAAGTG TTTGTTCAGGAAGCTGCCGCCCCGAGCTTTGAGCATTATGTATCGTCCCTCTTTCCTGTTGCCAACATTTCTGCTCTAGAGCTCTGCATCAACTCCTGCGGACATGTCTATGGAGCAATGGTCCTGCACCTGCTTGAGGTTTATGCCTCGATAAAGAGGCTTAAGCTGGACATTCCTAAGTTTCAT GGGAGAATACTATGCACTGCGAGCTGCCCCTGTATTCAGTTGAATAACTGGACAAGTCAGACTGTCTCCTTGACTCATCTGAATGAAATGGAAATTAAAGGCGTTAGAGGGGAGGATCATGAAATCGATATGTTGAAGGTGATATTAAGAAGTGCAGCGAGGCTTGAGAGAGTGACCATCACGTTCAAGACGAAGTCTAAACAGCACATTCGCCGCTTTTCTAGTAAAGTGCAAAGCATCTTGAAGTCACATCCCTCTGTGAATTGCAAATTTTATCACTGGTCTGGTGAGCCGGTGTTGTCCGCATGA